From one Syngnathoides biaculeatus isolate LvHL_M chromosome 12, ASM1980259v1, whole genome shotgun sequence genomic stretch:
- the slc16a9a gene encoding monocarboxylate transporter 9a → MASKALDGGWGWAIVVASFLAQLLAYGSPQSVGVLYPEWLHAFQEGKGMTAWVGSLVAGVGLIASPVCSACVDNFGARPVTVFSGVMVAGGLMLSAFAPNVQFLIFSYGIVVGLGCGLVYAATLTITCQYFDKRRGLALGIVTTGTSVGAFIFATVQNEFIVLYGLDGCLLIIGALALNLMACAGFMRPLDMPGYYLKRKAALERNADGQLFEKRQPDDLKAAPGSAASAQGKSATVKEILITIDGMDANIQVEKKRSSFLARLGVMKIIKKKRQAYSKYMTSMYELLQDQAMVGFCIGVFLFSLGAFPPVLLIEDVAQSQGLIEEVSAIPLVSIGAITTCVGKLVLGILVDIRWINSIYLYTFTMFAGGVLLLLIPVTKSYLGLQILSAVLGFFSGNWSITSYITTKIVGLDRLTQAHGIVMFFGGFGIMLGPPVVGWFFDWTQSYDLAFYFSGSCVLLGTLVLFLLTLPCWNRKPTSENDRPDVQYTSNCEKVASVA, encoded by the exons ATGGCTTCCAAAGCTCTGGACGGCGGCTGGGGGTGGGCCATCGTGGTGGCCTCCTTCCTGGCCCAGCTGCTGGCCTACGGTTCCCCGCAGTCGGTGGGCGTCCTCTACCCCGAGTGGCTGCACGCCTTCCAGGAGGGCAAGGGCATGACGGCCTGGGTGGGCTCCCTGGTGGCCGGCGTGGGCCTCATTGCCA GTCCCGTGTGCAGCGCCTGCGTGGACAACTTCGGCGCCCGTCCCGTCACCGTCTTCAGCGGCGTCATGGTGGCCGGCGGCCTGATGCTCAGTGCCTTCGCTCCCAACGTCCAGTTCCTTATCTTCTCCTACGGAATCGTAGTGG GTCTGGGTTGCGGCCTGGTCTACGCAGCCACCTTGACAATCACCTGCCAGTATTTCGACAAGAGACGCGGCCTGGCCCTCGGCATCGTCACCACAG GCACCAGCGTCGGAGCCTTCATCTTCGCCACGGTTCAGAACGAGTTCATCGTGCTGTACGGCCTGGACGGCTGCCTCCTGATCATCGGCGCGCTGGCGCTAAACCTCATGGCCTGCGCCGGCTTCATGAGGCCGCTCGACATGCCGGGGTACTACCTCAAACGGAAGGCGGCCCTGGAACGCAACGCAGACGGGCAGCTCTTCGAAAAGCGCCAGCCGGACGACCTGAAGGCGGCGCCCGGTTCTGCGGCGTCCGCTCAGGGGAAGAGCGCGACGGTGAAGGAAATTCTCATCACCATCGACGGCATGGACGCCAATATTCAGGTGGAAAAGAAGAGGAGCAGCTTCCTGGCTCGGTTGGGCGTCATGAAAATCATCAAGAAAAAAAGGCAGGCTTACTCCAAGTATATGACCTCAATGTATGAGCTACTGCAGGACCAAGCCATGGTGGGCTTCTGCATCGGGGTCTTCCTGTTTAGCCTGGGAGCGTTCCCGCCTGTGCTCTTGATTGAGGATGTGGCACAGAGCCAGGGACTCATCGAAGAAGTCAGTGCCATTCCTTTGGTCTCCATCGGCGCCATCACAACATGCGTGGGCAAACTGGTCCTTGGGATCCTGGTGGACATCAGGTGGATCAACAGCATCTACTTGTACaccttcaccatgtttgcaggAGGGGTCCTGCTATTGCTCATCCCTGTCACTAAAAGCTACTTGGGACTCCAGATCCTCTCCGCCGTCCTGGGCTTCTTCTCAGGAAACTGGTCCATCACCTCGTACATTACCACCAAGATCGTCGGCTTGGACAGACTCACACAAGCCCACGGAATCGTCATGTTCTTCGGTGGATTTGGGATCATGCTGGGACCGCCTGTCGTTG GGTGGTTCTTTGACTGGACCCAGTCTTATGACCTGGCGTTCTACTTCAGTGGGAGTTGCGTGTTGCTGGGAACGCTGGTTCTCTTCCTGCTCACGCTTCCCTGCTGGAATAGGAAACCCACGTCCGAGAATGACAGACCAGACGTGCAGTATACCAGCAACTGCGAGAAAGTGGCCTCCGTAGCGTGA
- the fam13c gene encoding protein FAM13C — MFCFCFQSPSLKLQALEADFSPPDPEHDDVQEQKNLPARQQSLSSRQPSLRLDHKPLLHSSPTSPARDTVDSSQHVPAPSQDLSYAPAPSTASSPPGGPGNEDPPPSSPGSPPLLCTFTTSECPVPSPRCPNLSRSLRYNLDPDTAPSPPCSQHIRMARCGSRAEADDRSLSVSVLKRHVQTLRKRIRQLEEHFEQERLKPSYYDKTAHPEVARLIKELLKSRKQLKELKLCHAEEGGSKGGPNPPPERTNQSEAALPGPDVQQASDAGNAKPSVEETVHVMTQRLSEGRRELSLPDSVKEMSHSQISLEKSSLQKCLLYFESLHGRPSGASERILVKPFYERYRVLKQLLRSSSTCTLITTIEEEEGSDEDHPKEQNPRQQCASTGGPPPPPASETSDTPLVSPLEEGKCLQPQPVTMATLHEASRSELLDHLRITRLEKRRLHRALREFEDLFYTLSGRVCQKEDRGPMAEEYCQYKNLKAKLRLLEALLSKKQDTPKSD; from the exons ATGTTCTGCTTCTGCTTCCAAAGCCCCTCCCTCAAGCTTCAAGCCCTGGAGGCTGATTTTAGTCCGCCGGACCCAGAACACGACGACGTACAAGAGCAGAAGAACCTGCCGGCCCGCCAGCAGTCTCTTTCGAGCAGGCAGCCAAGCCTGCGTTTGGACCACAAGCCGCTCCTCCACTCGTCTCCGACGTCGCCGGCTCGGGATACGGTTGACTCATCACAGCACG TCCCAGCCCCATCCCAGGACCTTTCGTACGCTCCCGCTCCATCCACCGCCTCCTCCCCTCCGGGGGGTCCGGGAAACGAGGACCCCCCGCCCAGCTCTCCGGGCAGCCCTCCCCTGCTTTGCACTTTCACCACCAGCGAATGCCCCGTCCCGTCCCCTCGATGCCCCAACCTGAGCAGGAGTCTCCGCTACAACCTGGACCCCGACACCGCCCCGTCGCCGCCTTGCTCGCAGCACATCCGCAT GGCGCGCTGCGGTTCCCGCGCAGAAGCAGACGACCGCTCGCTGTCCGTGTCCGTGTTGAAGAGGCACGTTCAGACCTTGAGGAAGAGGATCAGACAGCTCGAGGAGCATTTTGAGCAGGAGAGGCTCAAG ccttCTTATTATGACAAGACCGCACATCCGGAAGTCGCCAGACTGATCAAGGAGCTCCTGAAGAGCCGCAAGCAGCTGAAAG AGCTCAAGTTGTGCCACGCCGAGGAAGGCGGCTCGAAAGGAGGTCCGAATCCTCCGCCGGAAAGGACCAATCAGAGCGAGGCGGCTCTTCCGGGGCCGGATGTTCAACAAGCGAGCGACGCCGGCAACGCCAAGCCCAGCGTGGAGGAGACGGTCCACGTCATGACCCAAAGACTGAGCGAGGGCCGGCGAGAGCTCAGCCTGCCCGACAGCGTCAAG GAGATGAGCCATTCGCAAATTAGCCTGGAGAAGTCCAGCCTGCAGAAGTGTTTGCTCTACTTTGAGAGTCTGCACGGACgcccg AGTGGCGCAAGCGAGCGGATTCTGGTGAAACCTTTCTACGAGCGCTACCGCGTCCTCAAACAGCTGCTGCGTTCCTCCAGTACCTGCACGCTCATTACCACCATT gaggaagaggagggctCCGACGAAGATCATCCCAAAGAGCAAAACCCGAGACAGCAGTGCGCGTCGACTGGGGGGCCGCCGCCCCCTCCCGCCTCGGAAACGTCCGACACGCCCCTGGTGTCGCCTTTGGAGGAGGGCAAGTGTCTCCAGCCGCAGCCTGTCACCATGGCGACGCTCCATGAGGCTTCCAG ATCGGAATTATTGGATCATCTTCGGATCACCCGTTTGGAAAAACGGAGGCTGCACCGAGCACTGCGGGAATTTGAGGACCTTTTCTACACCCTCAGTGggag GGTCTGTCAGAAGGAGGACCGCGGACCCATGGCGGAGGAGTACTGCCAGTACAAGAACCTCAAAGCCAAACTCCGGCTGCTGGAGGCCCTGCTCAGCAAAAAGCAGGACACGCCCAAGAGCGACTGA